In Antechinus flavipes isolate AdamAnt ecotype Samford, QLD, Australia chromosome 3, AdamAnt_v2, whole genome shotgun sequence, a genomic segment contains:
- the LOC127557427 gene encoding olfactory receptor 51F2-like, which translates to MISSQFIMSLLSNKTITSLTFLLTGIPGLETVHTWISIPFCFLYAIAISGNSMILFIIITSRSLHEPMFYLLSMLSATDMCLSLSTLPTTLGVLCLNIQEIGWNACLSQMFFIHSLTVMESSVLLAMAFDRYIAICNPLRYANILTPTRIIQIGLMIVGRGILFMIPLLLLLKRLSFCRDNILSHSYCYHPDMIKCSCSSIRVNSIYGLLGVLSTFGLDAPLIGVSYVLIIHSVLSIASPEERYKAFSTCISHIIVVAIFYIPLIGLSVVHRWGKKAPPFVHTMMSDAFLLLPPVLNPIIYGVKTKQIRKAIIKVFLKKGY; encoded by the coding sequence atgaTATCTTCTCAATTCATCATGTCACTTTTGTCAAATAAAACAATCACATCTCTGACATTTCTGCTAACCGGAATTCCTGGCCTGGAAACTGTCCACACCTGGATCTCTATTCCCTTTTGCTTCCTCTATGCCATTGCCATCTCTGGCAATAGCATGATCCTATTTATCATCATCACCAGTCGAAGCCTTCATGAGCCCATGTTCTATTTGCTTTCCATGCTCTCAGCCACTGACATGTGCCTGTCCCTCTCCACTCTGCCCACTACTCTTGGTGTCCTCTGTCTTAATATTCAAGAGATTGGTTGGAATGCTTGCCTTAGCCAAATGTTCTTCATTCATTCCCTCACTGTCATGGAGTCCTCGGTGCTCTTGGCCATGGCTTTTGATCGCTACATTGCTATTTGTAACCCATTGAGGTATGCAAACATCCTCACTCCAACCAGAATCATACAGATTGGACTGATGATAGTGGGAAGAGGTATTCTGTTCATGattcccctccttcttcttctaAAGCGCTTGTCTTTCTGTAGAGATAACATTCTTTCTCACTCCTACTGCTACCATCCTGATATGATCAAATGTTCCTGCTCCAGTATCAGGGTCAACAGCATATATGGACTTTTGGGGGTCCTCTCTACATTTGGTTTGGATGCTCCTTTGATTGGTGTCTCCTATGTGCTGATTATTCATTCTGTGCTCAGCATTGCCTCCCCAGAGGAGAGGTACAAGGCTTTTAGCACCTGCATTTCCCACATTATTGTTGTGGCTATCTTCTACATCCCTCTCATTGGACTATCTGTTGTTCATAGGTGGGGAAAGAAGGCACCCCCATTTGTTCACACCATGATGTCTGATGCTTTCCTTCTTCTGCCCCCTGTACTAAACCCAATCATCTATGGTGTGAAAACCAAGCAGATCCGTAAGGCAATcatcaaggtttttctgaaaaaaggTTACTGA